In a genomic window of Terriglobia bacterium:
- a CDS encoding DedA family protein, with product MNDGLELLRSFFDQYGYWTVFFALLLENAGVPVPGETVLLFASFLAFDQQELKLRYIIVVGIAAATLGDNIGYWIGRKGGRPLLDRYSHLFRIPASVIQKGEALFAKRGPLAIFFARFVFGMRIIAGPMAGALKMDWRKFTIFNFLGAALWVSVISVVGYEFGEEWDDLVRIMGRVNLVIGIIALWIAYMIWRTYRARKKARLIEE from the coding sequence GTGAACGACGGACTCGAGCTATTGCGAAGCTTTTTTGACCAGTACGGCTACTGGACTGTTTTCTTCGCCCTGCTGCTCGAAAATGCGGGCGTTCCCGTGCCCGGCGAAACCGTTCTTCTTTTCGCAAGCTTTCTCGCCTTCGACCAGCAGGAACTCAAACTACGCTACATCATCGTGGTCGGAATAGCTGCCGCCACCCTGGGCGACAACATCGGGTACTGGATCGGTCGAAAGGGCGGCCGCCCTTTGCTCGACCGCTACTCGCACCTTTTCCGGATTCCCGCAAGTGTCATTCAGAAAGGCGAGGCGCTATTCGCCAAGCGCGGCCCGCTCGCAATCTTCTTCGCGCGCTTCGTCTTCGGGATGAGAATCATTGCCGGACCGATGGCCGGCGCGCTGAAAATGGATTGGCGGAAGTTCACCATCTTTAATTTCCTCGGGGCTGCGCTCTGGGTCAGCGTGATCTCCGTCGTTGGCTACGAGTTCGGCGAAGAATGGGATGACCTGGTTCGAATCATGGGCCGGGTCAACCTGGTCATCGGAATAATCGCGCTCTGGATCGCGTATATGATCTGGCGAACCTACCGCGCGAGAAAGAAAGCGCGGTTAATCGAAGAGTGA
- a CDS encoding alpha/beta hydrolase translates to MFGEECWSTVAGHRMRYLRGGSGPPVVLIHGLFGYSFSWRFNWEALAKEFTVYAVDLLGMGFSDRPLVGAVPYDLPTTADRMLDWMAEISIRDAALVGTSHGGGLVLAMAARDRQKGRGLIGKLVSVDGVNPWTTRGHKRTAIFGHPIGAAFFKMLAPIVGIPKLSMLERMYGDNSLLTQATRDGYQKGLDEPRTIDYGIAICRTWRSDLAYLRTAVEQIGDLSTLLIWGRKDRVVPLIGGEELKRHLKNAKLVVMDRAGHLPYEEYPEEFNRILLDFLRS, encoded by the coding sequence ATGTTTGGTGAAGAATGCTGGTCCACTGTGGCGGGCCACCGGATGCGCTATTTGCGCGGGGGTTCCGGACCGCCGGTAGTGCTGATTCATGGACTGTTCGGCTACTCGTTCTCCTGGCGATTCAACTGGGAGGCGCTGGCCAAAGAGTTCACCGTATACGCCGTGGATCTGCTGGGCATGGGCTTTTCGGATCGTCCGCTAGTTGGGGCAGTACCGTATGACCTGCCCACAACTGCCGACCGGATGCTCGACTGGATGGCCGAGATTAGCATTCGAGACGCAGCTTTGGTTGGAACTTCGCATGGTGGCGGCTTGGTGCTGGCGATGGCCGCGCGCGACCGCCAGAAGGGCCGGGGACTGATAGGAAAATTGGTCTCGGTTGACGGTGTGAACCCCTGGACCACGCGGGGGCACAAGCGGACGGCGATCTTCGGACACCCCATCGGTGCCGCATTTTTCAAGATGCTCGCGCCGATCGTTGGTATCCCGAAGTTGTCGATGCTGGAACGCATGTATGGCGACAACTCCCTGCTGACACAGGCGACACGGGATGGCTATCAGAAGGGACTGGACGAGCCGCGAACCATCGATTATGGGATCGCGATTTGTCGAACCTGGCGCAGCGATCTAGCGTATCTCAGGACGGCGGTGGAACAGATCGGCGATTTGTCGACGCTATTGATCTGGGGACGGAAAGACAGAGTAGTACCTTTGATTGGCGGAGAAGAGTTGAAGCGCCACTTGAAGAATGCGAAGCTTGTGGTAATGGATCGCGCCGGGCACCTCCCCTATGAGGAGTACCCGGAGGAATTCAATCGCATCCTGCTGGATTTTCTGAGGAGCTGA